In a genomic window of Erigeron canadensis isolate Cc75 chromosome 5, C_canadensis_v1, whole genome shotgun sequence:
- the LOC122602307 gene encoding probable amino acid permease 7 isoform X2 has product MIAEEDGYENEEEAAPMLQLSPFSHTDVIVERELIPQVSVIDDHKNIIRTGTLWTTIAHIITAVIGSGVLSLAWSVSQLGWIGGPVALFCFAFVTYVSSSLLSDCYRSPDPVTGARNRSYTDAVRVILGEKQALLCGLLQLLNFYGTGVAYVVTTATCMRAVQKSNCYHKNGHEASCETDGNVYMFLFGVIQIVMSQIPDFHSMMWVSVIAAIMSFCYSSIGFGLGVAQVIENGKVDGSIYGVSAVSVPVKLWLTFQAIGDVAFAYPYSLVFLEIQDTLKSPPENKVMKKASVIAIIVTTFFYLGCGCFGYAAFGDNTPGNLLTGFGFYEPYWLIDFANVCIILHLVGGYQLYSQPVYAYAERWLEETFPENVYLKKFYCLKLPFLPDFELNLFRLCFRTAYVVSTTGIGMVFPYFNEILGLLGALNLWPLAIYFPVEMYILQTKVKTWSRKWVALQTFSSILMVISAMALMGSVAGLIDAKFS; this is encoded by the exons ATGATCGCCGAAGAAGATGGTTACGAAAATGAAGAGGAGGCGGCTCCAATGTTGCAGCTGTCTCCTTTTAGTCACACTG ATGTCATAGTCGAACGTGAACTCATCCCTCAAGTTTCTGTTATTGATGATCACAAGAACATAATAAGAACAG GAACATTATGGACTACGATTGCTCACATTATAACTGCAGTGATTGGATCTGGTGTACTTTCTTTGGCGTGGAGCGTTTCACAGCTAGGTTGGATTGGAGGGCCCGTTGCGTTGTTCTGCTTTGCTTTTGTAACCTATGTGTCTTCGTCTCTTTTATCAGATTGCTACAGGTCACCTGATCCAGTAACTGGAGCTAGAAACCGCTCTTATACTGATGCAGTTAGAGTTATCCTAG GCGAAAAACAGGCATTGTTATGCGGTTTGCTTCAACTTTTGAACTTCTATGGGACTGGTGTTGCTTATGTGGTTACCACCGCAACTTGTATGAG GGcagttcaaaaatcaaattgtTACCATAAAAATGGGCATGAGGCTTCTTGTGAGACTGATGGGAACGtctatatgtttttgtttggaGTTATACAGATTGTTATGTCACAAATACCCGATTTTCATAGCATGATGTGGGTATCTGTTATTGCTGCCATCATGTCATTTTGTTACTCATCGATTGGCTTTGGACTTGGTGTAGCTCAAGTGATCG AAAATGGTAAGGTCGATGGAAGCATCTATGGAGTCTCGGCTGTTAGTGTACCAGTGAAACTATGGTTAACTTTTCAAGCAATCGGTGATGTGGCATTCGCCTATCCATATTCATtagtttttcttgaaatacAG gaTACCCTGAAGTCACCACCAGAAAACAAGGTTATGAAAAAGGCATCAGTTATTGCGATTATTGTGACAACCTTCTTCTACCTTGGATGTGGATGTTTTGGGTATGCAGCTTTTGGTGACAATACACCAGGAAATCTTTTGACTGGATTCGGGTTTTATGAGCCTTACTGGCTCATTGACTTTGCTAACGTGTGCATCATTCTACATCTAGTCGGAGGATACCAA CTATACAGCCAGCCGGTGTATGCATATGCAGAGAGATGGTTAGAAGAGACATTCCCAGAAAATGTATATCTTAAGAAATTCTACTGTCTAAAGCTCCCATTCTTGCCGGATTTTGAGTTGAATCTATTCAGATTGTGTTTTAGAACAGCATACGTCGTGTCGACAACTGGAATCGGGATGGTGTTCCCATATTTCAATGAAATACTGGGTCTGTTAGGGGCTTTGAATCTATGGCCATTAGCAATATACTTCCCGGTGGAAATGTACATACTGCAAACAAAGGTGAAAACTTGGAGCAGAAAGTGGGTGGCTCTACAAACATTCAGCAGTATCTTAATGGTGATATCAGCAATGGCTTTGATGGGGTCGGTTGCTGGACTCATAGATGCGAAGTTTAGCTAA
- the LOC122602306 gene encoding proteasome activator subunit 4, which translates to MHRYNAWLPPPVAEATKKEKDSFAGVVVSVKDSYFSDDPDSVYSTLKWISVIDLFIKAKSEVSMEDVSDLVEFGLTVFNASQDKLYAQVRWGNVLVHLLNKFRKKLSLKVDWRPFYDSMIQTHFTRNSGPEGWRIRQRHFETLTSLVRSCRRFFPPGSAREIWSEFSSLLENPWHNSAFEGSGFVRLFLPTNLDNEDFYSREWIAACILQWDSIPNCQFWNSQWAAIMARVIKNYKSKDWEDLLPEIFSRFMNMFEVPVASGSGSYPFSMDVPRNTRFLFSNRSQTPSKAIAKSIVYLLRPGSLTQQHFEKLVNLLEQYYHPSNGGRWTYSLERFLFHLVYTFQKRLQCEKESEQIEFCLGPSERESFVRTVLKLIDRGQYSKNENLSETVAAATSILSYVEPSLVLPFLVSRFHMALETMTATHQLKTAVTSVAFSGRSLFFMSLSASAMEIDDANDADMFRDLLMISLTNALLGMDANDPPKTLATMQLIGSIFSNMATLDDDMDNLSFMPAEQFSEWLDEFLCRLFSLLQHLEPSSVLNEDVHSPATSGTFLVEDGPQYFCMLEILFGRLSKSLYNQAIKKVSKFLKTNILPGAISEVGLLCCACIHSNPELAVDQLVEPLLSSVISSLKGVPLTGFGGSGNFTGQSSDKARATLSPALETSIDYQLKVLSIGISYGGPSLLHYKDQFKEAIHFAFESPSWKVNIAGDQILRALLGSLILYYPVDQYKSVSHHPSLTSLEEWISNKDFSKDEAFTGPKWHIPSAEEIQFANELLNLHLESALDELLKICRDNIHSDPGNEKDHLKVTLLRIDSSLQGVLSCLPDFVPSFKNGNVENPPFLIAGATGSSVGGTGLREKAANIIHVASKYLLEKKSDDSILLLLLIRIIEALGNYGSSEYEEWTNHRQAWKLESVAIIEPPVNFIVPSHSNGKKRPRWALIDKAYMHNTWRTSQLSYHLFRTSKNVSPSENVNVLMDDLLNLCVHSYDTVRTLAGRSLVKLIKRWPSLIAKCVLTLTENLRSASSPEYKVLGSCAVLGTQTVLKHLTLDPKSFSSFLLGILLSSHHESLKSQKALNELFVKYNIYFAGISRNILRKSEDHSGTDFAALVSEISSMGFESTNLHWRYNLMANRVLLLLAMSSRNESNLASKILSETAGHFLKNLKSQLPQTRILAISALNMLLKESPYRLSAEEQSVATGSSHENAKSSLEGTLSNIFQEEGFFSDTFDSLSNVHIISDTDNSSSRGGHGNSSFQSLADKSITRFYFDFSSSWPRTPTWISLFGTDTFYSSFARIFKRLVQECGVAVVLSLKGALEEFANAKERSKQCVAAEAFAGLLHADVFGLEEAWDSWMMALLQNILLAPSVESVPEWAGCIRYAVTGKGKYGTRVPLLRQRIFDCLIEPLPQTVTTTVVAKRYSFLSAALIEVSPLRMPLSEIQLHYKLLEELLDKMSHPTAHVREAIAIALSVLCSNIRLHESVNKDSSPENGKNLVNGKHGDGWNQYLQERASELVVSIQNANPSDNSESLAETNTVSGSDSNSTDDVQWMETLFHFIISLMKSGRSAFLLDVLVGFLYPVISLQETSNKDLSTLAKAAFELLKWRIFPAAHLRKAVAILLSSAEDPNWRTRSATLTFLRSFMYRHTFILSNDEKQKIWKTVEILLTDNQVEVREHAAAVLAGLMKGEDGELSKDFRERAYSEAIKLQKRRKQRNSSAGPSVASIHGCVLSLAACVLSVPYDMPRWLPEHATLLARFVGEPSPIKSTVTKAVAEFRRTHADTWSVQKDSFTEEQLEVLADTSSSSSYFA; encoded by the exons ATGCATCGTTATAACGCCTGGTTACCACCTCCGGTCGCCGAAGCCACCAAGAAAGAGAAAGATTCATTCGCCGGCGTTGTCGTTTCCGTCAAAGATTCTTATTTTTCCGATGACCCAGATTCTGTTTACTCCACTCTCAAATGGATTTCAGTCATTGACTT GTTTATAAAGGCGAAAAGTGAAGTATCGATGGAAGATGTTTCTGATCTTGTAGAATTTGGCCTAACTGTGTTTAATGCATCACAAGACAAGCTTTATGCCCAG GTGAGATGGGGAAATGTTCTTGTACACCTGCTGAATAAATTTCGCAAAAAGTTGTCTTTGAAAGTTGACTGGCGCCCTTTCTATGATAGTATGATTCAAACCCACTTTACAAG GAATTCAGGACCAGAGGGATGGAGGATAAGACAACGACATTTCGAGACGCTTACTTCCCTTGTTCGTTCTTGTAGAAGGTTCTTCCCACCAGGTTCTGCCCGTGAGATATGGTCTGAGTTTAG TTCTTTGCTCGAAAATCCATGGCATAATTCAGCTTTCGAAGGTTCTGGATTTGTAAGACTCTTCCTGCCTACAAACTTGGATAATGAGGACTTCTATTCACG TGAGTGGATTGCTGCATGTATTCTTCAATGGGATTCTATACCAAATTGCCAGTTCTGGAACAGCCAATGGGCTGCTATCATGGCTCGTGTTATCAAAAATTACAAATCCAAGGACTGGGAGGATCTTTTACCTGAGATATTCAGTCGATTTATGAATATGTTTGAG GTACCAGTAGCAAGTGGGAGTGGATCATACCCATTTTCTATGGATGTCCCTAGAAATACGAGATTTCTGTTTTCCAATAGATCGCAAACTCCGTCTAAAGCCATTGCAAAGTCGATT GTATATCTGTTAAGACCTGGTAGCTTGACTCAACAACACTTTGAGAAATTGGTCAACCTCTTAGAGCA GTATTACCATCCCTCTAATGGTGGTCGTTGGACATACTCTCTAGAGAGGTTTTTGTTTCACTTGGTTTATACATTCCAGAAACGTTTACAATGCGAGAAAGA GAGTGAACAGATTGAATTTTGTCTAGGACCATCTGAAAGGGAGTCTTTCGTGAGAACTGTCCTGAAGTTAATCGATCGTGGTCAATACAGCAAAAATGAAAATCTTTCAGAAACAGTAGCTGCTGCAACGTCTATCTTGTCTTATGTGGAGCCCTCATTGGTTCTTCCCTTTTTGGTGTCTCGTTTTCATATGGCATTAGAAACG ATGACAGCAACCCATCAGTTAAAGACAGCCGTCACATCAGTGGCGTTTTCTGGACGATCACTATTTTTCATGTCATTATCTGCTTCAGCAATGGAAATAGATGATGCTAATGATGCTGATATGTTTCGTGATCTTCTGATGATATCACTAACCAATGCCTTGCTTGGGATGGATGCCAATGATCCCCCCAAAACCTTAGCAACTATGCAACTAATTGGCTCCATATTCTCTAAT ATGGCAACATTGGATGATGATATGGACAATTTGTCATTCATGCCTGCAGAGCAGTTCTCAGAATGGCTTGATGAGTTCTTATGCCgccttttttctttattacaaCACCTGGAACCTAGTAGCGTTTT AAATGAAGATGTTCATTCACCTGCAACATCCGGAACATTTCTTGTCGAAGATGGTCCTCAGTATTTTTGCATGTTGGAAATATTATTCGGGAGGCTTTCAAAATCCCTGTACAACCAG GCTATCAAAAAGGTATCCAAGTTTTTGAAAACGAATATTCTACCTGGAGCTATATCTGAAGTCGGGCTGCTTTGTTGTGCCTGCATCCATTCAAATCCTGAGCTGGCTGTTGATCAACTCGTTGAACCTCTTTTATCTTCTGTTATATCATCTTTGAAAGGAGTTCCCCTCACGGGATTTGGGGGAAGTGGAAATTTCACTGGCCAGTCTTCAGATAAG GCACGAGCCACACTTTCTCCAGCCCTTGAAACATCAATTGATTACCAGTTGAAGGTGTTGTCAATTGGAATCAGTTATGGAGGTCCTTCACTTCTTCATTACAAGGATCAATTTAAGGAAGCAATACATTTTGCCTTCGAATCCCCATCGTGGAAG GTTAACATAGCTGGTGATCAGATCCTGCGGGCCCTACTTGGAAGTCTGATTCTCTATTATCCCGTTGATCAGTACAA GTCGGTTTCGCACCATCCTTCTCTGACCTCACTGGAGGAATGGATAAGTAATAAGGATTTTTCGAAAGATGAAGCCTTTACCGGCCCCAAGTGGCATATCCCTAGTGCTGAAGAAATACAATTTGCCAATGAACTCTTAAATCTGCATCTGGAATCAGCTTTAGATGAGCTTTTGAAAATATGCCGAGATAACATTCACTCTGATCCAG GAAATGAAAAAGACCACTTGAAAGTGACACTTTTGCGGATCGACTCTTCATTACAAGGCGTTCTGTCATGTTTGCCTGATTTTGTTCCATCTTTTAAAAACGGAAATGTTGAGAATCCGCCTTTCTTAATTGCTGGAGCCACGGGGTCTAGTGTTGGTGGTACTGGATTGCGTGAAAAAGCTGCTAATATCATCCATGTAGCCTCCAA ATACTTGCTTGAGAAAAAATCAGATGACAGCATTCTTTTGCTTCTTCTCATCCGTATTATTGAGGCTTTGGGGAATTATG GTAGTTCTGAATATGAAGAGTGGACTAACCATAGGCAGGCATGGAAATTGGAATCTGTGGCCATAATAGAGCCTCCAGTTAACTTTATTGTACCGTCACATTCCAATGGGAAGAAAAG GCCACGATGGGCTCTCATTGATAAAGCATACATGCACAATACATGGAGAACATCACAATTATCATACCATTTGTTTCGTACAAGTAAAAATGTATCTCCTTCAGAAAATGTGAATGTGTTGATGGATGATCTTCTTAATTTATGTGTGCATAGCTATGATACTGTTCGCAC TCTTGCTGGGAGATCACTTGTGAAATTGATTAAACGTTGGCCATCTCTGATTGCCAAGTGTGTGCTTACTCTTACTGAAAACCTGCGAAGTGCCTCCTCACCAGAATATAAAGTTTTAGGTTCTTGTGCTGTGCTTGGAACTCAAACTGTTCTCAAGCATCTTACATTG GATCCAAAATCTTTCTCATCATTCCTTCTTGGAATTCTTTTGAG TTCTCATCATGAATCCTTGAAATCCCAGAAAGCCCTCAATGAG CTTTTTGTCAAATACAACATCTATTTTGCTGGGATCTCTAGAAACATTTTGCGTAAATCTGAGGATCATTCTGGGACAGACTTTGCAGCTTTGGTTTCTGAGATCAGCTCTATGGGTTTTGAGTCTACTAATTTGCATTGGAG GTATAACTTGATGGCCAACAGGGTTCTACTGTTGCTGGCTATGTCATCTAGAAATGAGTCCAATTTGGCATCAAAGATTCTCAGTGAAACCGCTG GTCATTTTCTAAAGAATTTAAAAAGTCAACTTCCACAGACAAGGATACTAGCAATCTCGGCTCTGAATATGTTACTGAAAGAATCACCTTATAGACTCTCAGCCGAGGAACAATCTGTTGCTACAGGGAGTTCACATGAGAATGCCAAGTCCTCACTTGAAGGGACATTAAGTAATATATTTCAAGAAGAAGGGTTCTTTAGCGACACTTTCGACAGCCTATCAAATGTCCACATCATAAGTGACACTGATAACTCGTCTTCTAGAGGCGGCCATGGGAATTCATCATTTCAAAGTTTAGCAGATAAATCCATCACCCGCTTCTACTTTGACTTTTCATCTTCATGGCCCCGTACACCTACATGGATATCTTTATTTGGAACCGATACTTTTTATTCAAGTTTTGCTCGCATATTCAAACGTTTAGTTCAAGAATGTGGTGTTGCGGTAGTACTGTCACTAAAGGGTGCACTAGAGGAGTTCGCTAATGCTAAAGAACGGTCTAAACAGTGTGTTGCAGCCGAGGCTTTTGCGGGTTTGCTGCATGCTGATGTTTTTGGGCTTGAGGAAGCTTGGGATAGTTGGATGATGGCCCTATTGCAGAATATCCTTCTTGCACCATCAGTTGAATCGGTTCCTGAATGGGCTGGTTGTATACGGTATGCAGTTACGGGTAAGGGTAAATATGGTACAAGAGTGCCACTTCTAAGGCAAAGGATATTCGATTGTTTGATCGAACCGTTACCTCAGACAGTAACCACCACTGTAGTTGCCAAGCGTTACTCTTTCCTTTCTGCTGCTTTGATAGAAGTATCTCCCCTGAGGATGCCTTTATCCGAAATTCAGCTCCATTATAAACTACTAGAGGAGTTGCTTGATAAAATGAGCCATCCCACTGCTCAT GTTAGGGAAGCCATTGCTATTGCACTTTCTGTGTTGTGCTCTAATATCCGATTGCATGAATCCGTTAACAAAGATTCTTCACCTGAGAATGGCAAGAATTTAGTAAATGGAAAACATGGTGATGGTTGGAATCAGTATTTACAAGAACGAGCGTCCGAACTCGTGGTTTCAATTCAAAACGCCAATCCTTCAGACAATTCTGAGAGTTTAGCAGAGACAAACACTGTTTCTGGGTCAGATAGTAACTCAACAGACGATGTTCAATGGATGGAAACG TTGTTTCATTTTATCATTTCGTTGATGAAGTCTGGGAGATCTGCCTTCCTGCTGGATGTTCTTGTGGGGTTCCTTTACCCGGTGATCTCTTTACAG GAAACATCAAATAAAGATTTGTCAACATTGGCGAAGGCAGCTTTTGAGTTGTTAAAATGGAGAATATTTCCGGCAGCTCATCTCCGAAAGGCGGTAGCCATACTTTTATCTTCAGCAGAAGACCCTAACTGGCGGACCAGATCTGCAACTCTGACTTTTCTGCGCAGCTTTATGTACAG GCACACCTTCATactttcaaatgatgaaaagCAGAAGATCTGGAAAACAGTTGAGATATTACTTACAGATAACCAAGTGGAG GTAAGGGAGCATGCAGCGGCAGTTTTAGCTGGCCTAATGAAGGGTGAGGATGGAGAACTATCAAAAGACTTCCGTGAAAGGGCTTATAGCGAGGCgataaagcttcaaaagagaaGAAAACAGAG AAACTCAAGTGCAGGTCCTTCCGTTGCTTCCATACATGGTTGTGTTCTTTCTCTGGCTGCTTGCGTGTTGTCTGTTCCTTATGATATGCCCAG atgGTTGCCTGAGCATGCTACCTTATTGGCCCGCTTTGTTGGGGAACCATCACCTATCAAGTCCACTGTCACAAAAGCAGTTGCAGAATTTCGCCGCACCCATGCAGATACTTGGAGTGTTCAGAAAGATTCATTCACAGAAGAACAGCTTGAG GTGTTGGCGGATACATCGTCTTCATCATCTTATTTTGCTTAA
- the LOC122602307 gene encoding probable amino acid permease 7 isoform X3: MIAEEDGYENEEEAAPMLQLSPFSHTGTLWTTIAHIITAVIGSGVLSLAWSVSQLGWIGGPVALFCFAFVTYVSSSLLSDCYRSPDPVTGARNRSYTDAVRVILGEKQALLCGLLQLLNFYGTGVAYVVTTATCMRAVQKSNCYHKNGHEASCETDGNVYMFLFGVIQIVMSQIPDFHSMMWVSVIAAIMSFCYSSIGFGLGVAQVIENGKVDGSIYGVSAVSVPVKLWLTFQAIGDVAFAYPYSLVFLEIQDTLKSPPENKVMKKASVIAIIVTTFFYLGCGCFGYAAFGDNTPGNLLTGFGFYEPYWLIDFANVCIILHLVGGYQLYSQPVYAYAERWLEETFPENVYLKKFYCLKLPFLPDFELNLFRLCFRTAYVVSTTGIGMVFPYFNEILGLLGALNLWPLAIYFPVEMYILQTKVKTWSRKWVALQTFSSILMVISAMALMGSVAGLIDAKFS, encoded by the exons ATGATCGCCGAAGAAGATGGTTACGAAAATGAAGAGGAGGCGGCTCCAATGTTGCAGCTGTCTCCTTTTAGTCACACTG GAACATTATGGACTACGATTGCTCACATTATAACTGCAGTGATTGGATCTGGTGTACTTTCTTTGGCGTGGAGCGTTTCACAGCTAGGTTGGATTGGAGGGCCCGTTGCGTTGTTCTGCTTTGCTTTTGTAACCTATGTGTCTTCGTCTCTTTTATCAGATTGCTACAGGTCACCTGATCCAGTAACTGGAGCTAGAAACCGCTCTTATACTGATGCAGTTAGAGTTATCCTAG GCGAAAAACAGGCATTGTTATGCGGTTTGCTTCAACTTTTGAACTTCTATGGGACTGGTGTTGCTTATGTGGTTACCACCGCAACTTGTATGAG GGcagttcaaaaatcaaattgtTACCATAAAAATGGGCATGAGGCTTCTTGTGAGACTGATGGGAACGtctatatgtttttgtttggaGTTATACAGATTGTTATGTCACAAATACCCGATTTTCATAGCATGATGTGGGTATCTGTTATTGCTGCCATCATGTCATTTTGTTACTCATCGATTGGCTTTGGACTTGGTGTAGCTCAAGTGATCG AAAATGGTAAGGTCGATGGAAGCATCTATGGAGTCTCGGCTGTTAGTGTACCAGTGAAACTATGGTTAACTTTTCAAGCAATCGGTGATGTGGCATTCGCCTATCCATATTCATtagtttttcttgaaatacAG gaTACCCTGAAGTCACCACCAGAAAACAAGGTTATGAAAAAGGCATCAGTTATTGCGATTATTGTGACAACCTTCTTCTACCTTGGATGTGGATGTTTTGGGTATGCAGCTTTTGGTGACAATACACCAGGAAATCTTTTGACTGGATTCGGGTTTTATGAGCCTTACTGGCTCATTGACTTTGCTAACGTGTGCATCATTCTACATCTAGTCGGAGGATACCAA CTATACAGCCAGCCGGTGTATGCATATGCAGAGAGATGGTTAGAAGAGACATTCCCAGAAAATGTATATCTTAAGAAATTCTACTGTCTAAAGCTCCCATTCTTGCCGGATTTTGAGTTGAATCTATTCAGATTGTGTTTTAGAACAGCATACGTCGTGTCGACAACTGGAATCGGGATGGTGTTCCCATATTTCAATGAAATACTGGGTCTGTTAGGGGCTTTGAATCTATGGCCATTAGCAATATACTTCCCGGTGGAAATGTACATACTGCAAACAAAGGTGAAAACTTGGAGCAGAAAGTGGGTGGCTCTACAAACATTCAGCAGTATCTTAATGGTGATATCAGCAATGGCTTTGATGGGGTCGGTTGCTGGACTCATAGATGCGAAGTTTAGCTAA
- the LOC122602307 gene encoding probable amino acid permease 7 isoform X1: MIAEEDGYENEEEAAPMLQLSPFSHTVDLMSFFYISIDVIVERELIPQVSVIDDHKNIIRTGTLWTTIAHIITAVIGSGVLSLAWSVSQLGWIGGPVALFCFAFVTYVSSSLLSDCYRSPDPVTGARNRSYTDAVRVILGEKQALLCGLLQLLNFYGTGVAYVVTTATCMRAVQKSNCYHKNGHEASCETDGNVYMFLFGVIQIVMSQIPDFHSMMWVSVIAAIMSFCYSSIGFGLGVAQVIENGKVDGSIYGVSAVSVPVKLWLTFQAIGDVAFAYPYSLVFLEIQDTLKSPPENKVMKKASVIAIIVTTFFYLGCGCFGYAAFGDNTPGNLLTGFGFYEPYWLIDFANVCIILHLVGGYQLYSQPVYAYAERWLEETFPENVYLKKFYCLKLPFLPDFELNLFRLCFRTAYVVSTTGIGMVFPYFNEILGLLGALNLWPLAIYFPVEMYILQTKVKTWSRKWVALQTFSSILMVISAMALMGSVAGLIDAKFS; encoded by the exons ATGATCGCCGAAGAAGATGGTTACGAAAATGAAGAGGAGGCGGCTCCAATGTTGCAGCTGTCTCCTTTTAGTCACACTG TTGATTTAATGTCCTTTTTTTATATCTCGATAGATGTCATAGTCGAACGTGAACTCATCCCTCAAGTTTCTGTTATTGATGATCACAAGAACATAATAAGAACAG GAACATTATGGACTACGATTGCTCACATTATAACTGCAGTGATTGGATCTGGTGTACTTTCTTTGGCGTGGAGCGTTTCACAGCTAGGTTGGATTGGAGGGCCCGTTGCGTTGTTCTGCTTTGCTTTTGTAACCTATGTGTCTTCGTCTCTTTTATCAGATTGCTACAGGTCACCTGATCCAGTAACTGGAGCTAGAAACCGCTCTTATACTGATGCAGTTAGAGTTATCCTAG GCGAAAAACAGGCATTGTTATGCGGTTTGCTTCAACTTTTGAACTTCTATGGGACTGGTGTTGCTTATGTGGTTACCACCGCAACTTGTATGAG GGcagttcaaaaatcaaattgtTACCATAAAAATGGGCATGAGGCTTCTTGTGAGACTGATGGGAACGtctatatgtttttgtttggaGTTATACAGATTGTTATGTCACAAATACCCGATTTTCATAGCATGATGTGGGTATCTGTTATTGCTGCCATCATGTCATTTTGTTACTCATCGATTGGCTTTGGACTTGGTGTAGCTCAAGTGATCG AAAATGGTAAGGTCGATGGAAGCATCTATGGAGTCTCGGCTGTTAGTGTACCAGTGAAACTATGGTTAACTTTTCAAGCAATCGGTGATGTGGCATTCGCCTATCCATATTCATtagtttttcttgaaatacAG gaTACCCTGAAGTCACCACCAGAAAACAAGGTTATGAAAAAGGCATCAGTTATTGCGATTATTGTGACAACCTTCTTCTACCTTGGATGTGGATGTTTTGGGTATGCAGCTTTTGGTGACAATACACCAGGAAATCTTTTGACTGGATTCGGGTTTTATGAGCCTTACTGGCTCATTGACTTTGCTAACGTGTGCATCATTCTACATCTAGTCGGAGGATACCAA CTATACAGCCAGCCGGTGTATGCATATGCAGAGAGATGGTTAGAAGAGACATTCCCAGAAAATGTATATCTTAAGAAATTCTACTGTCTAAAGCTCCCATTCTTGCCGGATTTTGAGTTGAATCTATTCAGATTGTGTTTTAGAACAGCATACGTCGTGTCGACAACTGGAATCGGGATGGTGTTCCCATATTTCAATGAAATACTGGGTCTGTTAGGGGCTTTGAATCTATGGCCATTAGCAATATACTTCCCGGTGGAAATGTACATACTGCAAACAAAGGTGAAAACTTGGAGCAGAAAGTGGGTGGCTCTACAAACATTCAGCAGTATCTTAATGGTGATATCAGCAATGGCTTTGATGGGGTCGGTTGCTGGACTCATAGATGCGAAGTTTAGCTAA